The following proteins come from a genomic window of Candidatus Hydrogenedentota bacterium:
- a CDS encoding integrase core domain-containing protein, which translates to MGIEDVLTAPHCPWQSPYSERLNGSIRRECLDHVIVFNENHLRRVLAEYVEYYNESRTHLSLRMDSPEPRPV; encoded by the coding sequence ATGGGCATCGAGGACGTACTCACCGCGCCTCACTGCCCTTGGCAGAGTCCCTACTCGGAGCGGCTGAACGGGAGTATCCGCCGTGAATGCCTCGACCATGTCATCGTCTTCAACGAGAATCATCTGAGGCGGGTTCTTGCCGAGTACGTCGAGTACTACAACGAATCCCGCACCCACCTGTCACTAAGAATGGACAGCCCCGAACCCCGGCCCGTC